One window from the genome of Verrucomicrobiia bacterium encodes:
- a CDS encoding acyltransferase, giving the protein MAALRRNNPEVQFADDVIILGDPRRVKLGKGSQVDGGVIFDLRTGGEVVFGERASLRRGAILSPYGGHITFGSDCGVQHYSVLYGHGGLTGGNYVRFAAHCLVIPANHGIELNGTPMNLQPLSKRGIQIGNDVWIGGGVRILDGVTIGDGVVAAAGSVINKDLSSNGIFGGVPAKLIKERS; this is encoded by the coding sequence ATGGCCGCGTTGCGTCGGAACAATCCTGAAGTTCAGTTCGCAGATGACGTTATCATCTTGGGCGATCCACGGCGCGTTAAGCTCGGAAAAGGGAGCCAAGTTGACGGTGGAGTAATATTCGACCTCCGCACAGGAGGTGAAGTGGTATTTGGCGAACGAGCTTCCCTCCGACGCGGAGCAATTTTGTCGCCGTATGGCGGACACATCACCTTTGGCAGCGACTGCGGCGTGCAACACTATTCCGTGCTCTATGGACATGGAGGGCTGACAGGGGGAAACTACGTGAGATTCGCTGCACATTGCTTGGTGATTCCTGCTAACCATGGAATCGAACTCAACGGCACACCCATGAACCTCCAGCCTCTCTCGAAGAGAGGCATCCAAATCGGGAACGATGTTTGGATAGGGGGCGGGGTGAGGATATTGGATGGCGTAACTATAGGCGACGGAGTTGTCGCAGCAGCTGGCTCCGTTATCAACAAAGACCTTTCATCCAACGGAATTTTTGGCGGAGTACCCGCAAAACTCATTAAGGAACGATCTTGA
- a CDS encoding ABC transporter ATP-binding protein — protein sequence MKSNEVLVRVDKVSKKFCRSLKKSLWYGVNDIVADLLPFSKRTSNGTAQSPLRSSEFWAVNNVSFELRRSECIGLIGHNGAGKTTLLKMLNGLITPDSGRIEMRGRIGALIALGAGFNPILSGRENIYVNGAVLGLTKSQIDAKIEEIIDFAEIREFIDAPVQSYSSGMAVRLGFAIAAKTDPDVLLLDEVLAVGDVAFQAKCFNTLAEFRERGTAFILVSHNMHQISRYCDKVLYLKRGQIAHSGDRETGIDTFLRDMHQADANGSAERTDWSRVYGSGKVAFTAARFRDSEGREVNEISVGDSVTLEIDYERRGDLPHPPVLDLIMRDREGILFQGTNISEGHPFGFLNVNGHFQVQFPALPINADYVEFFFCALDKQSSEILDWKRHVRLNIRRTGASHGKLQLQTRWSAL from the coding sequence ATGAAGAGCAACGAAGTATTGGTCCGGGTCGACAAGGTAAGCAAAAAGTTCTGCCGTAGTCTGAAGAAGAGTTTGTGGTACGGCGTCAACGACATCGTCGCCGACTTGCTCCCCTTTTCCAAACGAACCTCCAACGGAACTGCTCAAAGCCCTTTGCGCTCCTCCGAATTCTGGGCTGTAAACAACGTCTCGTTTGAACTGCGCCGGAGTGAATGCATCGGTCTGATCGGCCATAATGGCGCGGGCAAAACCACGCTCCTGAAAATGCTCAATGGGCTCATCACGCCCGATTCCGGCAGGATCGAGATGCGCGGACGGATCGGGGCCTTGATTGCCCTCGGTGCGGGATTCAATCCCATACTCAGCGGTCGTGAGAACATCTACGTCAACGGTGCGGTTCTTGGCCTCACCAAGTCTCAGATTGACGCGAAAATTGAGGAGATCATTGATTTTGCCGAAATCCGGGAGTTCATCGACGCTCCTGTGCAGAGCTATTCCTCGGGGATGGCGGTTCGCCTGGGGTTCGCCATTGCAGCGAAAACCGATCCGGACGTCCTGTTGCTCGATGAGGTCCTGGCGGTCGGCGACGTTGCGTTCCAGGCGAAATGCTTCAACACGCTTGCAGAGTTCCGCGAACGAGGCACTGCCTTCATCCTGGTTTCGCACAACATGCATCAGATATCCCGCTACTGTGACAAGGTCCTGTATCTGAAACGCGGACAAATTGCGCACAGCGGCGACCGGGAAACGGGGATCGATACTTTCCTGCGCGACATGCATCAAGCTGATGCGAATGGCAGCGCCGAACGGACCGACTGGTCGCGTGTTTACGGGTCAGGCAAGGTGGCGTTTACTGCGGCACGTTTTCGGGATTCCGAAGGCAGAGAGGTCAACGAAATTAGTGTTGGCGATTCCGTCACGCTCGAAATCGACTACGAACGTCGGGGTGATCTTCCCCATCCACCAGTTTTGGATCTGATCATGAGAGATCGTGAGGGGATTCTTTTCCAAGGCACGAATATTTCAGAGGGCCACCCTTTTGGTTTTTTGAATGTGAACGGCCATTTTCAGGTTCAATTTCCAGCACTACCAATTAATGCGGACTACGTTGAGTTTTTCTTCTGCGCTTTAGATAAGCAGAGCTCCGAGATTCTTGATTGGAAACGGCACGTTCGACTGAACATCCGGAGGACCGGTGCATCGCATGGGAAACTCCAGCTTCAAACCCGGTGGAGCGCCCTGTGA
- a CDS encoding ABC transporter permease — MLDLPVTVYSPESPLKNPGLLLKRMFRDLIASRGLAWRLFVRDRSAQFRQSVFGYIWAFVPPLIASLPFVFLNANGVVSIKETPIPYPAFAIIGTLIWQVFVDALNTPLKTVAAAKPMLTRINFPREALLLSGLATVLFNFLIRLVLLVAVMIWFKITPPSTIVLFPLGILALICLGFTIGVLLTPLGLLYNDIQQMIPMVTMFLMFLTPVVYPKPSGGFAGRIMEWNPVAPLITASRDWLTTGSNGNVSQLACILGVAILLSFVGWVFYRLALPHIISRSGN; from the coding sequence ATGCTTGACCTTCCTGTCACAGTTTACAGCCCCGAATCCCCGCTAAAAAATCCGGGATTGCTGCTTAAGCGGATGTTCCGCGACCTTATCGCCTCGCGCGGGCTTGCATGGCGGTTATTTGTGCGGGATCGCAGCGCACAGTTTCGCCAAAGCGTGTTTGGTTATATTTGGGCGTTTGTTCCGCCGTTGATCGCCAGCCTCCCTTTTGTGTTCCTGAACGCCAACGGCGTCGTCTCCATCAAGGAGACTCCGATCCCCTACCCTGCCTTCGCAATCATCGGCACGCTCATTTGGCAGGTTTTCGTGGACGCATTGAATACCCCTCTGAAGACCGTTGCGGCCGCAAAACCGATGCTCACCCGCATCAACTTCCCCCGGGAAGCGCTTTTGCTCTCAGGCTTGGCGACCGTGCTCTTCAACTTTCTGATCCGTCTCGTGCTGCTCGTAGCAGTGATGATCTGGTTCAAGATCACTCCGCCTTCCACGATCGTGCTGTTTCCGTTGGGGATCCTCGCGCTCATTTGCCTGGGTTTCACGATTGGCGTCCTGTTGACGCCGCTGGGTTTGCTCTACAACGACATTCAACAAATGATTCCGATGGTCACGATGTTCCTGATGTTCCTCACGCCCGTGGTTTATCCCAAGCCAAGCGGCGGCTTCGCTGGACGAATCATGGAATGGAACCCCGTCGCGCCTCTGATAACGGCTTCCAGGGATTGGTTGACCACGGGCTCAAATGGAAACGTTTCCCAACTCGCTTGCATCTTGGGCGTGGCAATCCTCCTGTCCTTCGTGGGCTGGGTGTTCTATCGCCTCGCGTTGCCGCATATCATTTCGCGGTCTGGCAACTGA
- a CDS encoding glycosyltransferase family 4 protein, giving the protein MRVVLIAPFYSRDAAGESWSTYKWVQGISERCDATVLTTHQTGWHPDHSPVSAREVVNWPDVKPPNRLRRLNWELKPSYVLFYSRARRWLKHAIERGDKIDLVHQINPLALRYPCPARGLGVPYIIGPLAGSLPTPKGFKSQGTDRQWFRKLRHLDQLRLRIDPWLRGSYSGANVVLGVAPYVRDLLRHIPLHRFEVMAETGIEQVAASPKSAPSPGRPLRLLYAGRIIRTKGVLDAIRAVAIAAKKCHVELDVLGDGDSLADCRLLAQDLGIGDRVRFHGRRPRCEVFARCDEADVFFFPSFREPSGNVVFEAMSRGLPVITSTKGGPAHVVTENCGIRVEPSNPEQYSKALADAIASFSQNPEQLPKMSAAALQRIESLAMWGKKIDRLMDTYRGALPKHLVGTEALPVPGPATIEV; this is encoded by the coding sequence ATGCGCGTCGTTCTCATCGCACCGTTCTATAGTCGCGATGCCGCAGGCGAAAGCTGGAGCACGTACAAATGGGTTCAAGGAATCTCGGAACGATGCGACGCCACCGTTCTTACGACGCATCAAACAGGATGGCACCCGGACCATTCACCTGTCTCGGCCCGGGAGGTCGTCAACTGGCCTGATGTGAAACCGCCGAATCGCCTCCGACGCCTCAATTGGGAGTTGAAACCTTCCTACGTGCTGTTTTACAGCCGCGCGCGGCGCTGGCTTAAACATGCGATCGAACGCGGCGATAAAATCGATTTGGTTCACCAGATCAATCCGTTGGCGCTGCGTTACCCCTGCCCCGCGCGGGGACTTGGAGTTCCGTATATCATTGGGCCTTTGGCCGGAAGTCTGCCGACCCCAAAAGGATTCAAGAGCCAAGGCACCGACCGCCAATGGTTTCGAAAACTCCGGCATCTCGATCAGCTCAGGTTAAGAATCGATCCCTGGCTGCGGGGATCCTATTCGGGAGCCAATGTCGTGCTCGGGGTGGCGCCCTATGTAAGGGATTTGCTGCGGCATATTCCACTCCACCGGTTCGAAGTCATGGCAGAGACCGGGATCGAGCAGGTTGCCGCGTCTCCCAAGTCCGCGCCCTCACCTGGGCGCCCGCTGCGTTTGCTGTATGCCGGGCGAATCATTCGGACCAAGGGCGTGCTGGATGCCATTCGCGCTGTAGCGATCGCCGCAAAAAAATGCCACGTCGAACTCGACGTCCTCGGCGACGGAGATTCATTAGCCGATTGCCGCCTACTTGCGCAGGATCTGGGTATAGGCGACCGGGTAAGATTCCACGGCCGACGCCCGCGATGCGAAGTGTTTGCGCGATGCGACGAAGCCGACGTCTTCTTCTTCCCCAGTTTTCGCGAACCGAGCGGTAACGTCGTGTTTGAAGCTATGAGTCGTGGGCTTCCAGTGATCACGAGTACCAAAGGCGGACCTGCTCACGTCGTGACGGAGAACTGCGGAATCCGGGTGGAACCGTCAAACCCGGAACAATACTCCAAAGCCTTGGCCGATGCGATTGCGTCATTTTCTCAGAATCCGGAACAACTGCCCAAAATGTCTGCCGCCGCCCTGCAACGCATCGAGTCGCTGGCGATGTGGGGGAAAAAAATCGACCGTTTGATGGACACCTACCGAGGTGCACTTCCAAAGCATTTGGTTGGCACCGAGGCTCTGCCCGTACCGGGTCCTGCGACGATCGAAGTTTGA
- a CDS encoding glycosyltransferase, producing MNSPVISVVIPAFNRRDSLQKLLDTVFKQQGVDFEVIVVDDCSPDTTADAVRQHFPSATVLSNASNGGPAVSRNRGILAARGEFVVGFDSDVTVPDSTLLKRVLATFQQNPDVTGLAFRIMGHDGLSDDVPRWWHPVPVTEYGNRQFMTHYFSGTGYAFRRQEMMDAGMFPEILYMHYEEVELAFRILDRGGSIMHCPDLQVSHHVHAVSTRSKINVFYKPRNQILVALACYPWLRAITYLFPRLGYHFIQSLRGNYPVEFLRALASAVSLMPRRLSTRAPLRNETWQRIAAMRNPIRG from the coding sequence ATGAATTCTCCCGTGATCAGTGTTGTCATTCCGGCATTCAATCGCCGTGACAGTCTGCAGAAGCTGCTGGATACCGTGTTCAAGCAGCAGGGCGTCGATTTCGAGGTGATCGTGGTAGATGACTGCTCGCCGGACACCACTGCAGATGCAGTCCGTCAGCACTTCCCTTCTGCGACTGTTCTTTCCAACGCTTCGAATGGCGGTCCCGCAGTCAGTCGGAATCGCGGGATCCTCGCAGCGAGAGGTGAGTTTGTTGTGGGATTCGACAGTGATGTCACGGTGCCAGACTCGACACTGTTGAAGAGGGTCCTGGCGACCTTCCAGCAAAATCCCGATGTCACAGGGCTGGCATTTCGGATTATGGGACATGACGGCCTGTCTGACGATGTGCCGCGTTGGTGGCATCCGGTGCCCGTGACGGAGTACGGAAACCGGCAGTTCATGACCCATTATTTTAGCGGGACGGGGTACGCCTTTCGGCGTCAGGAGATGATGGATGCTGGCATGTTTCCCGAGATCCTTTACATGCATTACGAAGAAGTGGAGCTCGCTTTCCGCATCCTGGACAGAGGCGGCTCGATCATGCATTGCCCCGATCTCCAAGTGTCCCATCATGTGCATGCAGTTTCGACGCGGAGCAAAATCAACGTTTTCTACAAGCCACGAAATCAGATTCTTGTGGCGCTCGCTTGTTATCCCTGGCTGCGCGCAATCACCTATTTGTTCCCGCGTCTTGGCTATCACTTTATTCAATCCTTACGTGGAAACTACCCGGTCGAGTTTTTACGGGCACTGGCCTCTGCCGTGTCATTGATGCCTCGACGGCTTTCAACCCGGGCGCCATTGCGCAACGAAACCTGGCAGCGGATCGCGGCCATGCGGAATCCAATCCGCGGCTGA
- a CDS encoding glycosyltransferase family 2 protein, with product MIDVSVIIVTYNSEKQIVACLESVFAQCQNITQEVIVLDNSPADGTAKIVQNRFPQVKLILPGKNLGFAAGVNEACRHATGEFVLLLNPDTIILRNAIGVVVEFARANPSYGIYGGRTLKEDGSLERSSCWGLPSLWSLATFAVGLSAIAPRSAFFHPEGLGQWKRDTVREVGVITGCFLLAPLTVWRKLNGLDERFFMYGEDTDLAMRARKSGFRPVICPAAELVHEVGQSSSTPLHKALLLYRGKACYVRTHWSGIRQQAGLWMLQLGVGLRSLAAAMLRKPDSTWCALWKKRGEWLAGYPAFAPEARTPRLAPKPVR from the coding sequence ATGATTGACGTATCGGTCATCATCGTAACGTACAACTCCGAGAAGCAGATCGTTGCTTGTCTCGAGAGCGTCTTTGCGCAGTGCCAGAACATCACGCAGGAAGTAATTGTCCTCGACAACAGTCCTGCAGACGGCACCGCCAAAATCGTGCAGAACCGATTTCCTCAGGTGAAATTGATCCTGCCTGGAAAAAACCTTGGCTTCGCGGCGGGTGTCAATGAAGCGTGTCGCCACGCAACCGGAGAATTCGTCCTCCTGCTGAATCCCGACACTATCATCCTGCGAAACGCCATAGGCGTTGTGGTAGAATTCGCGCGCGCCAATCCGAGTTACGGAATCTATGGCGGCCGCACACTGAAGGAGGACGGAAGCCTGGAGCGGTCTTCTTGCTGGGGTTTGCCGTCATTATGGAGCCTAGCGACCTTTGCAGTTGGCCTGAGCGCCATTGCTCCGAGGAGCGCCTTCTTCCATCCGGAAGGGTTGGGCCAATGGAAACGCGACACTGTTCGGGAAGTCGGCGTCATCACCGGGTGTTTCCTTCTCGCGCCGCTCACTGTCTGGCGGAAGCTGAATGGTCTCGACGAACGATTTTTCATGTACGGTGAGGACACCGATCTCGCGATGCGGGCCCGCAAAAGCGGCTTCCGCCCCGTGATTTGTCCCGCTGCTGAACTGGTCCATGAAGTTGGGCAATCGTCCTCCACGCCCTTGCACAAGGCCCTGCTCCTGTATCGAGGAAAAGCCTGTTACGTTCGGACGCACTGGAGCGGCATTCGTCAGCAGGCAGGTCTCTGGATGCTGCAACTTGGGGTCGGACTTCGCAGCCTTGCCGCAGCGATGCTTCGGAAACCTGATTCGACGTGGTGCGCCCTGTGGAAGAAGCGCGGTGAATGGCTGGCCGGGTATCCCGCCTTTGCACCCGAGGCACGAACGCCGAGGCTCGCTCCTAAGCCGGTTCGTTAA
- a CDS encoding acyltransferase, producing MPPNPMPLAEATPSQSHPSDRSLRVRLSRVIVSLFDVGSYLHAFRIIHYYGYSHVREKRRMRIGHGTGMAPNVSLRNGHLIEIGHDSHIGERCYLWAGAETGKIVIGNFVSLAPEVFITASDYQFVAGVPFRQQPRRERDVVLGNDVWLGARVVVTAGVSIGDGCIIGAGAVVTRDIPAGSIAVGVPAKVVAQRSKPVSHD from the coding sequence ATGCCCCCCAATCCAATGCCGCTCGCTGAAGCAACCCCGTCTCAAAGCCATCCTTCTGACCGGTCGCTACGCGTCCGCCTCTCCCGCGTTATCGTCTCCCTGTTCGACGTCGGCTCCTATCTGCACGCGTTTCGGATCATTCACTATTACGGTTATAGCCACGTTCGGGAAAAACGGCGGATGAGAATCGGCCACGGAACCGGCATGGCTCCAAACGTCTCGCTCCGAAACGGACACTTGATCGAGATTGGCCACGATTCGCATATTGGCGAGCGTTGCTACCTCTGGGCCGGCGCTGAAACGGGTAAAATCGTGATTGGAAATTTCGTCTCTCTGGCACCGGAAGTCTTCATTACCGCGTCCGATTACCAGTTCGTTGCGGGCGTTCCGTTCCGGCAACAACCGCGTCGTGAAAGAGACGTGGTTCTAGGAAACGACGTCTGGCTTGGAGCACGCGTCGTGGTGACTGCCGGCGTCTCGATCGGCGACGGATGCATCATCGGTGCGGGAGCGGTCGTCACCAGGGACATTCCTGCAGGATCCATAGCTGTCGGCGTTCCCGCAAAGGTCGTGGCTCAGCGGAGCAAACCAGTCTCGCATGATTGA
- a CDS encoding glycosyltransferase — protein sequence MIFVTVGTDLPFNRLINAVDQWAKKTGRTDVFAQIGDTDWQPSHIKFSKFLEPPEFTHMFSSATAVIAHAGMGTILSALHYGKPILVMPRQARLGEQRNDHQLATARRLAEMNKVHVAFDEKQLDQQLRELAELKPRARIGAFASEGLLAAITGFIHQIPNSPLKVPTPQARLHNSPMHAPQSNAAR from the coding sequence ATGATCTTTGTAACCGTCGGAACAGACTTGCCATTTAATCGGCTGATCAACGCGGTGGACCAATGGGCGAAGAAAACCGGGAGGACCGACGTGTTCGCCCAGATTGGCGATACCGATTGGCAACCGTCGCACATCAAGTTCAGCAAATTTCTGGAACCGCCGGAGTTCACCCATATGTTTTCCTCGGCGACCGCAGTGATTGCCCACGCAGGAATGGGCACGATCCTGTCGGCCTTGCATTACGGAAAGCCAATCCTCGTCATGCCGCGTCAGGCGCGGTTGGGCGAACAGCGCAACGACCATCAACTCGCCACGGCCCGTCGTTTGGCTGAGATGAACAAGGTGCATGTTGCATTCGACGAGAAGCAGCTTGATCAGCAACTGCGCGAGCTTGCCGAATTGAAGCCGCGCGCACGCATCGGCGCCTTCGCGAGCGAAGGACTCCTCGCCGCGATTACCGGCTTCATTCACCAGATTCCAAACTCTCCGCTGAAAGTCCCTACCCCGCAGGCCCGGCTGCATAATTCTCCAATGCATGCCCCCCAATCCAATGCCGCTCGCTGA
- a CDS encoding UDP-N-acetylglucosamine--LPS N-acetylglucosamine transferase, translating into MKNRPKRVVAISSGGGHWVQLLRLRPAFEGCDVTFVTVRESYRSEVNGANFRVIPDSNRWSKLALMRTALGVLWVLLRVRPDVVISTGAAPGYFGILIGKYLGARTVWVDSVANVEVLSMSGQKAKRHADLWLTQWPHLAENQGPFFHGSVL; encoded by the coding sequence ATGAAAAATCGCCCGAAACGGGTCGTAGCCATTTCTTCGGGAGGAGGGCATTGGGTTCAACTCCTGCGCCTTCGCCCGGCATTCGAGGGATGCGATGTCACGTTCGTGACGGTGCGTGAAAGCTACCGTTCGGAAGTAAACGGGGCGAATTTCCGAGTCATTCCTGACTCGAATCGCTGGAGCAAGCTTGCGCTCATGCGAACCGCTTTGGGTGTTCTGTGGGTGCTGCTGCGGGTGCGCCCGGATGTAGTCATTTCAACGGGAGCAGCGCCGGGCTATTTCGGAATTCTGATTGGCAAATATTTGGGAGCGCGCACTGTCTGGGTGGACAGCGTCGCAAATGTCGAGGTGTTGTCGATGTCCGGCCAAAAAGCCAAACGCCACGCAGACTTGTGGCTGACGCAGTGGCCGCACCTCGCTGAGAATCAAGGACCCTTTTTCCATGGGAGCGTATTATGA
- a CDS encoding UDP-glucose/GDP-mannose dehydrogenase family protein — protein sequence MSSIAIVGTGYVGLVTGACFAEVGHKVICVDNDRSKVDLLNRGGIPIYEPGLEEMVHRNKAAGRLSFTNDIAEAVAASQVIFIAVPTPPLPDGSVDLSFIEKVAREIASAIKEYRIVVDKSTVPVKTGEKVAETIRRYCKTKVEFDVVSNPEFLREGFAVEDLMKPDRVVVGVASQRPVTAMREIYEPFGAPIIVTDINSAELIKHAANSFLALKISYINAISVICEASGADVQQVADGIGMDARIGRRFLDASLGFGGSCFPKDLSAFIAISEQLGYDFALLKEVQRINAQQMDRFVKKITDTLWILKDKKIGVLGLAFKQNTDDVRMSPAIELCQRLLKLGATLRVHDPKAMEKAKALLPDVEYVEDMNAVAEGCDALVIATEWPEFKKLDLEKARLVMSHPILFDGRNLLDPKILESLGFIYKCIGQQELRDSQTLPIRSLEISSAT from the coding sequence ATGAGTTCAATTGCTATCGTGGGAACTGGTTATGTGGGGCTTGTCACCGGAGCGTGTTTCGCAGAGGTCGGTCACAAAGTGATTTGTGTCGACAATGACCGATCCAAGGTCGATCTCCTGAACCGCGGCGGGATTCCCATCTACGAACCAGGACTGGAGGAAATGGTCCATCGAAACAAGGCCGCGGGACGCCTGAGCTTTACAAACGACATTGCAGAGGCCGTGGCCGCGTCGCAGGTCATCTTCATCGCAGTTCCCACGCCGCCTTTGCCTGACGGCTCAGTCGATTTAAGTTTCATCGAGAAAGTCGCCCGTGAAATCGCCAGTGCCATCAAGGAATACCGCATCGTCGTGGACAAGAGCACGGTGCCCGTAAAAACCGGCGAAAAAGTTGCCGAAACGATCCGCCGCTATTGCAAGACCAAGGTCGAATTCGATGTGGTCAGCAATCCCGAGTTCCTGCGCGAAGGTTTTGCCGTCGAAGACTTGATGAAACCCGACCGGGTGGTGGTGGGTGTCGCGAGTCAGCGGCCCGTCACGGCCATGCGCGAAATCTATGAACCGTTCGGGGCTCCCATCATCGTCACGGATATCAACTCCGCGGAACTCATCAAGCATGCCGCGAACTCGTTCCTCGCACTCAAGATTTCCTACATCAACGCAATCTCTGTGATCTGCGAAGCCTCCGGCGCGGATGTGCAGCAGGTCGCGGACGGAATCGGCATGGATGCCCGAATCGGCCGGCGTTTCCTTGATGCGTCCCTGGGTTTCGGCGGCAGCTGCTTCCCAAAGGATCTCAGCGCCTTTATCGCCATATCGGAGCAACTGGGATACGATTTTGCTCTCTTGAAGGAAGTGCAGCGCATCAACGCGCAGCAAATGGACCGGTTTGTCAAAAAGATCACGGACACGCTCTGGATCCTGAAGGACAAGAAGATCGGCGTCCTCGGATTGGCCTTCAAGCAGAACACCGACGATGTGCGGATGTCCCCTGCGATCGAATTGTGTCAACGTCTTCTCAAACTCGGCGCGACACTGCGCGTGCACGATCCGAAGGCCATGGAAAAGGCGAAAGCCCTGCTTCCGGATGTGGAATATGTGGAGGACATGAACGCCGTTGCGGAAGGTTGTGACGCGCTCGTAATTGCTACCGAGTGGCCTGAGTTCAAGAAGCTCGATCTGGAGAAGGCGCGCCTGGTCATGTCCCATCCCATCCTTTTTGATGGACGCAACCTGCTCGATCCGAAAATTCTGGAAAGTCTCGGATTCATTTACAAATGCATTGGGCAGCAGGAATTGCGCGATTCCCAGACCTTGCCGATCCGATCGTTGGAAATATCCTCTGCGACTTAA
- a CDS encoding sugar transferase, producing MIRLRHKLLIQGFRLFDQILVFCCLAAAGEWLPLLTGNGSPIGIFKRSYDASDAIGIALLIIGWNVTFNAFVRYNANRFNTLVSQLIDLIKATTAASFWLMLVASVASFDRISVTMIVMFWTMVTVLGVLSRVFIRWFLMTIRAFGYNYRYLLIVGTNLRSRTMAARIDASPELGYKIVGFISEEPLENKAVESPSSQASWAIKGSMDDFQEIVGHGTVDEVLICLPVEEQFSNIAKIVRAAKELGVVVRLLPDAEDALLLKKLHLESFDGEYVITMFREQLLVQLLIKRLADLLISALLLVVLSPLLLIVGIAVVTTSPGPVFFVQERVGMNKRRFRLYKFRSMVVDAETRKSALAHLNEMDGPVFKVKNDPRITKVGKFIRRTSIDELPQLYNVLKGEMSLVGPRPPLPGEVDKYDWLYRKRLSIKPGLTCLWQISGRNEVSFQDWMAMDREYIENWSLWLDCKILAKTVPVVLLGKGAS from the coding sequence ATGATCCGCCTTCGGCACAAATTATTGATCCAGGGATTTCGTCTCTTCGACCAGATCCTGGTTTTCTGCTGCCTCGCAGCGGCAGGCGAATGGCTGCCGCTTCTGACCGGGAACGGTTCGCCGATCGGAATCTTCAAGCGTTCGTACGACGCGTCGGACGCCATAGGGATTGCGCTGTTGATTATCGGATGGAACGTCACGTTCAATGCTTTCGTTCGTTACAACGCAAATCGTTTCAACACCCTCGTCTCCCAGTTGATCGACCTGATCAAGGCGACAACCGCAGCATCCTTCTGGCTGATGCTTGTCGCGTCCGTTGCCTCGTTCGACCGGATCTCTGTCACGATGATCGTGATGTTCTGGACAATGGTGACGGTTCTGGGTGTGCTGAGTCGCGTATTCATCAGGTGGTTCCTGATGACCATTCGCGCTTTCGGATACAATTATCGGTATCTCTTAATCGTTGGGACCAATCTGCGTTCAAGAACCATGGCCGCACGCATCGATGCCAGCCCGGAACTCGGATATAAAATTGTCGGTTTCATCAGTGAGGAACCCCTTGAGAACAAGGCAGTCGAAAGCCCCAGTTCACAGGCAAGCTGGGCTATCAAGGGATCGATGGACGACTTCCAGGAAATCGTCGGCCATGGAACCGTCGACGAGGTTCTGATTTGTTTGCCCGTGGAGGAGCAGTTTTCGAACATCGCCAAAATCGTTCGTGCTGCCAAGGAGCTGGGAGTTGTGGTTCGGTTGTTGCCCGACGCCGAAGACGCCTTGTTGCTGAAGAAACTGCACCTCGAATCGTTTGACGGGGAATACGTCATCACGATGTTCCGAGAACAATTGCTGGTGCAACTGCTGATCAAACGTCTCGCTGACCTGCTGATATCGGCCCTGCTGCTGGTTGTGCTCAGCCCTCTTTTGCTGATCGTCGGCATTGCGGTGGTTACCACAAGCCCCGGCCCGGTATTCTTTGTCCAGGAACGTGTTGGAATGAACAAGCGGCGGTTCCGCCTCTACAAGTTCCGGTCAATGGTGGTGGACGCGGAAACGCGAAAAAGTGCTCTCGCGCACTTGAACGAGATGGATGGCCCGGTCTTCAAAGTCAAAAACGATCCCCGCATCACTAAGGTGGGCAAATTCATCAGGCGCACGAGCATCGATGAACTTCCGCAGCTCTACAACGTTTTGAAGGGCGAGATGAGCCTGGTCGGACCGCGTCCGCCATTGCCGGGCGAAGTGGACAAATACGACTGGCTGTATCGGAAACGGTTGTCGATCAAACCTGGCTTGACCTGCTTATGGCAGATCAGCGGCCGAAACGAAGTGTCATTCCAGGACTGGATGGCCATGGACCGGGAATACATCGAGAACTGGTCGTTATGGTTGGACTGCAAAATCCTCGCCAAAACCGTCCCGGTGGTTCTGCTCGGCAAGGGTGCATCCTAA
- a CDS encoding four helix bundle protein produces MSRLSEELRERTKAYASAVIRLYVALPRQRKEVEVLGHQLLRSGTSVAAHAREASRARSDSEFCSKLDGLLQEADETQLWTELLRDDCGITGTEVELVNRESGELLAIFTTIVSKLRRR; encoded by the coding sequence ATGAGCCGCCTGTCTGAGGAGTTGAGGGAAAGGACGAAAGCTTATGCGTCTGCAGTCATTCGTCTTTACGTCGCTCTGCCTCGGCAGCGCAAGGAAGTTGAGGTTCTAGGTCATCAACTCCTTCGATCCGGCACTTCGGTAGCAGCACATGCCCGCGAAGCATCACGGGCGCGCTCCGACAGCGAGTTCTGCTCAAAACTCGACGGTTTGTTACAGGAAGCCGACGAAACCCAACTCTGGACCGAACTTCTTCGAGATGATTGTGGAATCACGGGCACTGAAGTGGAACTGGTAAACCGAGAAAGTGGAGAACTGCTCGCAATCTTCACAACAATCGTCTCCAAGCTAAGACGCCGCTGA